One genomic region from Paracoccus pantotrophus encodes:
- the aroQ gene encoding type II 3-dehydroquinate dehydratase, which translates to MPTVYVLNGPNLNLLGQRQPEIYGSTTLADVERDCKALGSELGLDIAFHQSNHEGAIIDLIHEARLKAQAIVINPAAFTHTSVAILDALNAFDGPVIEVHISNVHKRESFRHHSYVSLRAEGVIAGFGVNGYLLALRHVAKLVG; encoded by the coding sequence ATGCCCACCGTCTATGTCCTGAACGGCCCGAACCTGAACCTGCTGGGCCAGCGCCAGCCCGAGATCTATGGCAGCACCACGCTGGCCGACGTCGAGCGCGACTGCAAGGCGTTGGGGTCCGAGCTGGGGCTGGACATCGCCTTCCACCAGTCGAACCACGAGGGCGCGATCATCGACCTGATCCACGAGGCGCGGCTGAAGGCGCAAGCCATCGTCATCAACCCCGCCGCCTTCACCCATACCTCGGTGGCGATTCTGGATGCGCTGAACGCCTTCGACGGGCCGGTGATCGAGGTGCATATCTCCAACGTCCACAAGCGCGAGAGCTTCCGCCACCATTCCTATGTCAGCCTGCGCGCCGAGGGCGTGATCGCCGGTTTCGGGGTCAATGGCTACCTGCTGGCGCTGCGCCATGTGGCGAAGCTGGTGGGATAA
- a CDS encoding DMT family transporter gives MTLASLFLVVLASFIHASWNLLAKRAASVGPVFVFAYNLVACVAYAPWVAWLLVQGGINWTREGIGFVLFSGLIHLAYSLCLQRGYRVADLSVVYPVARGTGPMLSSIGAFLILGESPTGTGLVGLVLVVLGIMLIATQGKLAALTRPGGQAGVRWGAATGGLIASYTVVDAYAVKALGIAPVVLDWFSNLLRFFLLLPLVLANPYRFMEAMRGHWWTAFGVGLLSPLSYILVLAALTGGAPLSLVAPMREMSMMVGALMGMLILREAVGPWRLAGCGVLIVGVILLSAS, from the coding sequence ATGACGCTTGCCTCGCTGTTTCTTGTCGTTCTCGCATCCTTCATCCATGCCAGCTGGAACCTGCTGGCCAAACGTGCCGCCTCGGTCGGGCCGGTGTTCGTCTTTGCCTATAATCTGGTCGCCTGCGTCGCTTATGCGCCATGGGTGGCTTGGCTGCTGGTTCAGGGAGGCATCAACTGGACCAGGGAAGGCATCGGCTTTGTTCTGTTCAGCGGGCTGATTCATCTGGCCTACAGCCTCTGCCTGCAACGCGGCTACAGGGTGGCGGACTTGTCGGTGGTCTATCCGGTGGCGCGGGGGACCGGGCCGATGCTGTCCTCGATCGGCGCATTCCTGATCCTGGGGGAAAGCCCGACCGGCACGGGCCTGGTCGGGCTGGTCCTTGTCGTTCTCGGCATCATGCTGATCGCCACGCAGGGAAAGCTTGCCGCACTCACCCGCCCTGGCGGGCAGGCGGGTGTTCGGTGGGGCGCCGCGACGGGCGGGCTGATCGCCAGCTACACGGTGGTGGATGCCTATGCGGTAAAAGCCCTTGGCATCGCGCCGGTGGTGTTGGACTGGTTCTCGAACCTTTTGCGGTTCTTCCTGCTGCTGCCGCTGGTCCTCGCCAACCCTTACCGCTTCATGGAGGCGATGCGGGGCCATTGGTGGACCGCCTTCGGCGTGGGGCTGCTGTCGCCGCTGTCCTATATTCTCGTGCTTGCCGCACTGACGGGTGGCGCACCGCTCAGCCTTGTCGCACCGATGCGTGAAATGTCGATGATGGTCGGTGCGCTGATGGGGATGTTGATCCTGCGAGAGGCGGTCGGCCCGTGGCGGCTGGCTGGGTGCGGCGTGCTGATCGTGGGCGTGATCCTGTTGTCGGCATCGTGA
- a CDS encoding HAD family hydrolase, producing the protein MKSVIFDLGGVLIDWDPALAFADVFTSRAEAETWMARIDFPGWNRMQDGGRSFAEGLAAARAEHGDEARHLAGYLAAFPVTIEKTVPGSWAVAEALLARGVPLYALTNWSAETWPHALELHPRLGGLFADILVSGQVGALKPDPAIFRLLMDRNGLRPGDCIFIDDSPANVEGARALGMDGIHFTGAEALGRELARRGVI; encoded by the coding sequence ATGAAAAGCGTGATTTTCGACCTGGGCGGGGTGCTGATCGACTGGGATCCGGCGTTGGCCTTTGCGGATGTCTTCACCAGCCGGGCCGAGGCCGAGACCTGGATGGCCCGCATCGACTTTCCCGGCTGGAACCGGATGCAGGACGGCGGGCGCAGTTTTGCCGAGGGGCTGGCCGCCGCCCGCGCCGAGCATGGCGACGAGGCGCGGCATCTGGCGGGCTATCTGGCGGCCTTTCCCGTCACCATAGAAAAGACCGTGCCCGGCAGCTGGGCGGTGGCCGAGGCGCTGCTGGCGCGCGGCGTGCCGCTTTATGCGCTGACCAACTGGTCGGCCGAGACCTGGCCGCATGCGCTGGAGCTGCATCCCCGGCTGGGCGGGCTGTTCGCCGACATCCTGGTCTCGGGCCAGGTCGGCGCGCTGAAGCCCGATCCGGCGATCTTTCGGCTGCTGATGGACCGCAACGGGCTGCGGCCCGGGGACTGCATCTTCATCGACGACAGCCCGGCCAATGTCGAGGGCGCCCGCGCGCTGGGCATGGACGGGATTCACTTTACCGGCGCCGAGGCGCTGGGCCGGGAACTGGCGCGGCGCGGGGTGATTTAA
- the thiD gene encoding bifunctional hydroxymethylpyrimidine kinase/phosphomethylpyrimidine kinase, with amino-acid sequence MSGLQPHPIALTIAGSDSGGGAGIQADLKAFSALGVYGASVITAITAQNTRTVAAVEAVSPAMVAAQIDAVFGDLEVRAVKIGMVGGADVITVVADRLAALLADNPVPVVLDPVMVAKSGDALLPDDAVSALREQLIPLATVLTPNLPEAARLLGRPPAATPEEMREQGEALRALGADHVLMKGGHATEDSCTDLLVGPQPLTLTAPRQQTPNTHGTGCSLSSAIAAGLAQGLTVAQAVTRAHGWLQAAIAHADELSVGLGHGPVHHFHEFWRQA; translated from the coding sequence ATGTCGGGATTGCAGCCCCATCCCATCGCGCTGACCATCGCCGGCTCGGACAGCGGCGGCGGCGCCGGAATCCAGGCCGACCTGAAGGCCTTCTCGGCGCTGGGCGTCTATGGCGCCTCTGTGATCACGGCGATCACCGCGCAGAACACCCGCACCGTCGCCGCGGTCGAGGCGGTCAGCCCGGCCATGGTCGCGGCGCAGATCGACGCGGTCTTCGGCGATCTCGAGGTGCGCGCGGTCAAGATCGGCATGGTCGGCGGCGCCGATGTGATCACGGTCGTCGCCGACCGGCTGGCGGCGCTGCTGGCGGACAATCCGGTGCCGGTGGTGCTGGACCCGGTGATGGTGGCGAAATCCGGCGACGCGCTTTTGCCGGACGATGCCGTCTCGGCGCTGCGCGAGCAGCTGATCCCGCTGGCGACCGTGCTGACCCCGAACCTGCCCGAGGCGGCGCGGCTTCTGGGTCGCCCCCCCGCCGCGACGCCCGAGGAGATGCGCGAGCAGGGCGAGGCGCTGCGCGCCCTGGGCGCCGACCATGTGCTGATGAAGGGCGGTCATGCGACCGAAGACAGCTGCACCGACCTTCTGGTCGGGCCCCAGCCGCTGACCCTGACGGCCCCGCGCCAGCAGACGCCCAACACCCACGGCACTGGCTGCTCGCTGTCCTCGGCCATCGCGGCAGGGCTGGCGCAGGGGCTGACGGTGGCGCAGGCCGTGACCCGCGCCCATGGCTGGCTGCAGGCCGCCATCGCCCACGCCGACGAATTGTCGGTCGGACTGGGGCACGGCCCGGTGCATCATTTCCACGAGTTCTGGAGGCAGGCATGA
- a CDS encoding FAD-dependent oxidoreductase, which translates to MNQITILGAGVMGLCIATELAARGILPRIIDPAGKPGSQACSWRAGGMLAPYCEAESAEPAVLRLGLDAADWWQANGAEVIRRGTLVLAPSRDRAELDRFARLTEAHQPVNGEEVAALEPELAGRFPRGLHFATEAHLNPRAALLALRDRLEAQGVAIETEGTPTGLVVDARGLAARDELSDLRGVRGEMLVIRCPEVALTRTIRLLHPRIPLYLVPRGDGVYMIGATMLETGGKYRVTARSAVEMLSAAYALHPGFAEAEILELGSDARPAFPDNLPRLRRRGGTLYANGLYRHGYLLAPAVARMAADYLVEGRKPEFMDEDHP; encoded by the coding sequence ATGAACCAGATCACCATCCTGGGCGCCGGGGTCATGGGCCTGTGCATCGCCACCGAACTGGCGGCGCGCGGCATCCTGCCGCGCATCATCGACCCGGCCGGCAAGCCCGGATCCCAGGCCTGCAGCTGGCGCGCCGGCGGGATGCTGGCGCCCTATTGCGAGGCCGAAAGCGCCGAGCCGGCGGTGCTGCGCCTGGGCCTCGATGCCGCCGACTGGTGGCAGGCGAATGGCGCCGAGGTCATCCGCCGCGGCACGCTGGTCCTGGCGCCCTCGCGCGACCGGGCGGAACTCGACCGCTTTGCCCGGCTGACCGAGGCGCATCAGCCGGTGAACGGCGAGGAAGTCGCGGCGCTGGAGCCGGAGCTGGCCGGCCGCTTCCCGCGCGGCCTGCATTTCGCCACCGAGGCGCACCTGAACCCGCGCGCCGCCCTGCTGGCCCTGCGCGACCGGCTGGAGGCGCAGGGCGTCGCCATCGAAACCGAGGGCACGCCCACCGGCCTTGTCGTCGATGCCCGCGGCCTGGCCGCCAGGGACGAACTTTCCGACCTGCGCGGCGTGCGCGGCGAGATGCTGGTGATCCGCTGCCCGGAAGTGGCGCTGACCCGCACCATCCGCCTGCTGCATCCGCGCATCCCCCTGTATCTCGTGCCGCGCGGCGATGGCGTCTACATGATCGGCGCCACGATGCTGGAGACCGGCGGCAAGTATCGCGTCACCGCGCGCTCGGCGGTCGAGATGCTGTCGGCCGCCTATGCGCTGCATCCCGGCTTTGCCGAGGCCGAGATCCTCGAGCTTGGCTCGGATGCCCGCCCCGCCTTCCCGGACAACCTGCCCCGCCTGCGCCGGCGCGGCGGCACGCTTTACGCAAACGGCCTTTACCGCCACGGCTATCTTCTGGCCCCCGCCGTGGCCCGCATGGCCGCCGATTACCTTGTCGAGGGCCGGAAACCGGAGTTCATGGATGAAGATCACCCTTAA
- the thiS gene encoding sulfur carrier protein ThiS → MKITLNGAARDLTGPTVQDALAEIGLGAAKVATALNGAFLPAAARPATTLKDGDALEVVAPMQGG, encoded by the coding sequence ATGAAGATCACCCTTAACGGAGCGGCGCGCGATCTGACCGGCCCGACCGTGCAGGACGCGCTGGCCGAGATCGGATTGGGCGCGGCCAAGGTGGCGACGGCGCTGAACGGCGCCTTCCTGCCCGCCGCCGCCCGGCCCGCGACCACGCTGAAGGATGGCGACGCGCTGGAAGTCGTGGCGCCGATGCAGGGGGGCTGA
- a CDS encoding thiazole synthase, with the protein MPVFYGTEVASPLMLGTAQYPSPAIMAEAFRASRAGIATVSLRREGGEGQDFHRLIKELGIPVLPNTAGCHSVREAVTTAQMARELFETPWIKLEVIRDDDTLCPDVIALVEAARLLSEDGFQVFPYCTEDLSVCGRLLDAGCQVLMPWGAPIGSGRGLNNPYGLRSLRAHFPDVPLVVDAGIGLPSHAAQAMELGYDAVLLNTAVAKAGDPVAMARAMALAIEAGQLAHGANPIEARDMAAPSTPLFGMAVLG; encoded by the coding sequence ATGCCGGTCTTTTACGGAACCGAAGTCGCAAGCCCGCTGATGCTGGGCACGGCGCAATACCCCTCGCCCGCCATCATGGCCGAGGCGTTCCGCGCCTCGCGCGCCGGCATCGCCACCGTCAGCCTGCGGCGCGAAGGCGGCGAAGGCCAGGACTTCCATCGCCTGATCAAGGAGCTGGGCATCCCCGTCCTGCCCAATACCGCCGGCTGCCATTCGGTGCGCGAGGCGGTGACGACCGCGCAGATGGCGCGCGAGCTGTTCGAGACGCCCTGGATCAAGCTGGAAGTGATCCGGGACGACGACACGCTTTGCCCCGACGTGATCGCGCTGGTCGAAGCGGCGCGGCTGCTGTCCGAGGACGGCTTCCAGGTCTTTCCCTATTGCACCGAGGACCTTTCGGTCTGCGGCCGGCTGCTCGATGCGGGCTGCCAGGTGCTGATGCCTTGGGGCGCGCCCATCGGCTCGGGCCGGGGGCTGAACAACCCTTACGGGCTGCGCAGCCTGAGGGCGCATTTCCCCGATGTGCCGCTGGTCGTGGATGCCGGCATCGGCCTGCCCAGCCACGCGGCGCAGGCGATGGAGCTGGGCTATGACGCCGTGCTGCTGAACACCGCCGTCGCCAAGGCCGGCGATCCGGTGGCCATGGCCCGCGCCATGGCGCTGGCGATCGAGGCCGGGCAGCTGGCGCATGGCGCCAACCCGATCGAGGCCCGCGACATGGCCGCCCCTTCCACCCCCCTCTTCGGCATGGCGGTGCTGGGATGA
- a CDS encoding thiamine phosphate synthase has product MRLPRFYPIFDSSDWLRRALPLGVKLVQIRIKDQPPARLLGELALCQELCREHRATLVVNDHWQAAIDLGCDFIHLGQEDLDTADIPAIRKAGLRLGVSTHDHAELDRALALRPDYVALGPVWPTILKKMKWEQQGLDRVREWRKLVGATPLVAIGGVTPERALEAFAAGADLASAVTDITLNPDPEGRIREWLRVAA; this is encoded by the coding sequence ATGAGATTGCCGCGCTTTTACCCGATCTTCGACAGCAGCGACTGGCTGCGCCGCGCCCTGCCGCTGGGCGTGAAACTGGTGCAGATCCGCATCAAGGACCAGCCCCCCGCCCGGCTCTTGGGCGAGCTGGCGCTGTGCCAGGAGCTGTGCCGCGAACATCGCGCCACGCTGGTCGTCAACGACCACTGGCAGGCCGCCATCGACCTGGGCTGCGACTTCATCCACCTGGGGCAGGAGGATCTGGATACCGCCGACATTCCGGCGATCCGCAAGGCCGGGCTGCGGCTGGGCGTCTCGACCCACGACCATGCCGAACTGGACCGGGCGCTGGCGCTCAGGCCCGATTACGTCGCGCTGGGACCGGTCTGGCCGACGATCCTGAAGAAGATGAAATGGGAACAGCAGGGGCTGGACCGGGTGCGGGAATGGCGCAAGCTGGTCGGCGCGACGCCGCTGGTCGCCATCGGCGGCGTCACCCCGGAGCGCGCGCTGGAAGCCTTCGCCGCCGGCGCCGACCTGGCCTCGGCCGTGACCGACATCACGCTCAACCCCGACCCCGAGGGCCGCATCCGCGAATGGCTGCGGGTGGCGGCATGA
- a CDS encoding HesA/MoeB/ThiF family protein → MNRYVRQMVLPEIGAEGQERIGAAHALVVGAGGLGVPVLQYLAGSGIGRITLIDPDTVEETNLHRQPLYRMKDIGQPKVRAAAQAVARLNPAVEIEALADRLTPLNAPALVAAADVVLDCADSYAASYTLSDACLAAGKPLISASALGLAGYVGGFCGDKRQGGAPSLRALFPDPPDSGQTCATAGVLGPVVGMLGCIQAQMALRLLLGTTPSPLGEFIRFDNGRFSQFRFDTAPEATGPRFIARDEIRATDLVIDLRPEDEAPRKATPDALRIPDYGAAGPLPDPGGRVVLACRSGLRSWRAADALARRWSGEITLLALGDDDR, encoded by the coding sequence ATGAACCGCTATGTTCGCCAGATGGTCCTGCCCGAGATCGGCGCCGAGGGGCAGGAGCGCATCGGCGCCGCCCATGCGCTGGTCGTCGGCGCCGGGGGCTTGGGCGTGCCGGTGCTGCAATACCTGGCCGGCAGCGGTATCGGCCGCATCACCCTGATCGACCCCGACACGGTCGAGGAGACCAACCTGCACCGCCAGCCGCTTTACCGCATGAAGGATATCGGCCAGCCCAAGGTCCGCGCCGCCGCACAGGCCGTGGCCCGGCTGAACCCCGCGGTGGAGATCGAGGCGCTGGCGGACCGGCTGACCCCCCTGAACGCCCCGGCGCTGGTTGCGGCGGCTGATGTGGTGCTGGATTGCGCCGACAGCTATGCCGCCAGCTACACGCTCTCGGACGCCTGCCTGGCGGCGGGCAAGCCGCTGATCTCGGCCTCGGCGCTGGGGCTTGCGGGCTATGTCGGCGGCTTCTGCGGCGACAAGCGGCAGGGGGGCGCCCCCAGCCTGCGCGCCCTGTTCCCCGACCCGCCCGACAGCGGCCAGACCTGCGCCACCGCCGGCGTGCTGGGCCCGGTGGTCGGCATGCTCGGCTGCATCCAGGCGCAGATGGCGCTGCGGCTGCTTCTGGGCACCACGCCCTCGCCGCTGGGCGAATTCATCCGCTTCGACAACGGCCGCTTCAGCCAGTTCCGCTTCGACACCGCCCCCGAGGCGACCGGTCCACGCTTCATCGCCCGCGACGAGATCCGCGCGACCGACCTGGTCATCGACCTGCGCCCCGAGGACGAGGCGCCGCGCAAGGCCACGCCGGACGCGCTGCGCATCCCCGATTACGGCGCGGCGGGCCCCCTGCCCGATCCCGGCGGCCGCGTGGTGCTGGCCTGCCGTTCCGGCCTGCGCTCGTGGCGCGCCGCCGACGCCCTTGCCCGCCGCTGGAGCGGCGAGATCACCCTTCTGGCCCTTGGAGACGACGACCGATGA
- a CDS encoding ABC transporter substrate-binding protein → MKHLTLAAAFAMLALPAHAQDKVTLILDWFVNPDHGPIIVAQEKGFFAEEGLEVEVIAPADPSDPPKLVAAGKADYAISYQPQLHLQVHEGLPLKRVGTLVATPLNCLMVKADGPVQEIADLKGRKIGYSVSGVEEALVGQILKTAGLTMQDVEMVNVNWSLSPALIAGQVDATIGAYRNFELTQMRLEGTQGKCFFVEEQGVPTYDELIFVANPADLDLDRTRRLLHAVERGAQYMVNHPDEAWELFSATAPDLKDELNAEAWKDTLPRFSQSPAALDQGRYARFEAFLHEAGLVDSVLPVSDLALDVAAQDMGAAQ, encoded by the coding sequence ATGAAACACCTTACCCTTGCCGCCGCCTTCGCCATGCTGGCCCTGCCCGCCCATGCCCAGGACAAGGTGACGCTGATCCTGGACTGGTTCGTGAACCCCGACCACGGCCCGATCATCGTGGCCCAGGAAAAGGGCTTCTTCGCCGAGGAAGGGCTGGAGGTCGAAGTCATCGCCCCCGCCGATCCCTCGGATCCGCCGAAACTGGTCGCCGCCGGCAAGGCCGATTACGCCATCAGCTACCAGCCGCAACTGCACCTGCAAGTGCATGAGGGCCTGCCGCTGAAACGCGTCGGCACCCTGGTCGCGACGCCCTTGAACTGCCTGATGGTCAAGGCCGACGGCCCGGTGCAGGAGATCGCCGACCTCAAGGGCAGGAAGATCGGCTATTCCGTCTCGGGCGTCGAGGAGGCGCTGGTCGGCCAGATCCTCAAGACCGCCGGCCTGACCATGCAGGATGTCGAGATGGTGAACGTGAACTGGTCGCTGTCGCCGGCGCTGATCGCCGGCCAGGTCGACGCCACCATCGGCGCCTATCGCAATTTCGAGCTGACGCAGATGCGGCTGGAGGGCACTCAGGGCAAATGCTTCTTCGTCGAGGAACAGGGCGTGCCGACCTATGACGAGCTGATCTTCGTCGCCAACCCGGCCGATCTGGACCTGGACCGCACCCGCCGCCTGCTGCACGCGGTCGAACGCGGCGCGCAATACATGGTCAACCACCCGGACGAGGCCTGGGAGCTGTTCTCGGCCACCGCGCCCGATCTCAAGGACGAGCTGAACGCCGAAGCCTGGAAGGACACGCTGCCGCGCTTCTCGCAATCGCCGGCGGCGCTGGACCAGGGCCGCTATGCCCGGTTCGAAGCCTTCCTGCACGAGGCCGGGCTGGTCGACAGCGTGCTGCCGGTCTCGGACCTGGCCCTGGACGTGGCGGCGCAGGACATGGGGGCGGCGCAATGA
- the tenA gene encoding thiaminase II, with the protein MSRYGDAFAAWRAAAQPDWDAYTRHPFVEGLRDGTLPQSRFLTYLVQDYLFLQNFSRAWALAVVKAGDLDEMRACSATVHTLLDHEMGLHVQTCARAGMGPEVLANAQEAVTNIAYTRYVLESGYSGDFLDLLAALMPCVLGYGEIGLRLQAEAAPDTPYREWIDTYAGAEYQAACISAGELLDNALRKRLGDTPRQSPRWAALSDRFATATRLEVAFWELGRA; encoded by the coding sequence ATGAGCCGCTACGGAGACGCCTTCGCCGCCTGGCGGGCCGCGGCGCAGCCCGACTGGGACGCCTATACCCGCCACCCCTTCGTCGAAGGGCTGCGCGACGGCACGCTGCCGCAATCGCGCTTCCTGACCTATCTGGTACAGGATTACCTGTTCCTGCAAAACTTCTCGCGCGCCTGGGCGCTGGCGGTGGTCAAGGCCGGAGACCTCGACGAGATGCGGGCCTGTTCGGCCACGGTCCACACGCTTCTGGATCACGAGATGGGCCTGCATGTGCAGACCTGCGCCCGCGCCGGCATGGGCCCCGAGGTGCTGGCCAATGCGCAAGAGGCCGTCACCAATATCGCATATACCCGCTATGTTCTGGAATCCGGCTATTCGGGCGATTTCCTTGACCTCTTGGCGGCGCTGATGCCCTGCGTGCTGGGCTATGGCGAAATCGGACTGCGGCTCCAGGCCGAGGCGGCACCCGACACGCCCTATCGCGAATGGATCGACACCTATGCCGGCGCCGAATACCAGGCCGCCTGCATCTCGGCCGGCGAGCTGCTGGACAATGCCCTCCGCAAGCGGCTGGGCGATACGCCCCGGCAAAGCCCGCGCTGGGCCGCGCTGTCGGATCGCTTCGCCACCGCCACGCGGCTCGAAGTCGCCTTCTGGGAGCTGGGCCGCGCATGA
- a CDS encoding ABC transporter permease → MRTVVTLAVTILALWQGVIWLAGMPPFLLPSPLAVTEALWLNRAEIARHAGFTLTEVMLGFILGSTLGAALAVAMGFSQRLADVLRPILTFSQTIPVFALAPILTLWLGFGMAPKIAMTVLIVFFPVASAFLDGLMRTPQAALDLAQVMGAGRIRIMRHLRIPAALPSLATGLRLAAVYAPIGAVIGEWVGGARGLGALMIHANGRMKTDLVFAALLVLSVMTVIFARAVAIALHRLLSRYGV, encoded by the coding sequence ATGAGAACCGTCGTGACCCTGGCCGTCACCATCCTGGCCCTGTGGCAGGGGGTGATCTGGCTGGCCGGCATGCCGCCCTTCCTGCTGCCCTCGCCGCTGGCCGTGACCGAGGCGCTGTGGCTGAACCGGGCCGAGATCGCCCGCCATGCCGGCTTCACCCTGACCGAGGTGATGCTGGGCTTCATCCTCGGCTCCACGCTCGGCGCCGCTCTCGCGGTGGCGATGGGGTTCTCGCAGAGGCTGGCCGACGTGCTGCGGCCGATCCTGACCTTTAGCCAGACCATCCCGGTCTTTGCGCTCGCGCCGATCCTGACGCTGTGGCTGGGTTTCGGCATGGCGCCCAAGATCGCCATGACCGTGCTGATCGTGTTCTTCCCGGTGGCCAGCGCCTTCCTGGACGGGCTGATGCGCACGCCGCAGGCGGCGCTGGACCTGGCGCAGGTCATGGGCGCCGGCCGCATCCGCATCATGCGCCACCTGCGCATCCCGGCGGCGCTGCCCAGCCTGGCCACCGGGCTGCGGCTGGCGGCGGTCTATGCGCCCATCGGCGCGGTGATCGGCGAATGGGTCGGCGGCGCGCGCGGCCTGGGCGCGCTGATGATCCATGCCAACGGCCGGATGAAGACCGACCTGGTCTTTGCCGCGCTGCTGGTCTTGTCGGTGATGACGGTGATCTTCGCCAGGGCGGTGGCCATCGCGCTGCACCGGCTGCTCAGCCGCTACGGCGTCTAG
- the mobA gene encoding molybdenum cofactor guanylyltransferase MobA, whose translation MNPVPAVILAGGLSRRMGGGNKALRMLAGETLLSRVIARLAPQCGMLALNANGEAEQFAAYGLPVIADGIGGFAGPLAGVLAGMEWAAGEGAQSVVSVSVDTPFLPEDLVHRLREAAGRSGMAIAASPDDSGQLRDHPTCALWPVALRGELREALESGLHRIGQFAAAHDPGRAVFDSRPLDPFLNLNTPEDLARAARLL comes from the coding sequence ATGAACCCGGTTCCCGCCGTCATCCTGGCCGGGGGCCTGTCGCGCCGCATGGGCGGCGGCAACAAGGCGCTGCGGATGCTGGCGGGAGAGACCCTGCTGTCGCGGGTGATCGCGCGGCTTGCGCCGCAATGCGGGATGCTGGCGCTCAACGCCAATGGCGAGGCGGAGCAATTCGCGGCCTATGGGCTGCCGGTGATCGCCGACGGCATCGGCGGCTTCGCCGGGCCCTTGGCCGGGGTCCTGGCCGGCATGGAATGGGCGGCGGGCGAGGGCGCCCAGAGCGTGGTCAGCGTCAGCGTCGACACGCCCTTTCTGCCCGAGGATCTGGTGCATCGGCTGCGCGAGGCGGCCGGCCGCTCGGGCATGGCCATCGCCGCAAGCCCGGATGACAGCGGGCAGTTGCGCGACCATCCGACCTGCGCGCTCTGGCCGGTCGCGCTGCGCGGGGAGTTGCGCGAGGCGCTGGAATCGGGGCTGCACCGGATCGGCCAGTTCGCGGCCGCGCATGATCCGGGGCGGGCGGTGTTCGACAGCCGCCCCCTGGACCCGTTCCTGAACCTCAACACTCCCGAGGATCTGGCCCGCGCCGCGCGCCTGCTCTAG